From a single Phragmites australis chromosome 7, lpPhrAust1.1, whole genome shotgun sequence genomic region:
- the LOC133924297 gene encoding trihelix transcription factor ENAP1-like, translating to MDDDDDVSDDASPSPASSQGAPSAALPVADPVTVAAAPPGGVIALGLPIQRTAASLYASGGGGGGSGGREDAWSEGATSTLIDAWGERFVALGRGSLRHPQWQEVADAVSSRDGYSKPPKSDVQCKNRIDTLKKKYKIERAKRVSSWQFFNRLDALLAPTYGHKPAAAGGPKPNGRSPLPVALRLGFPQRSRTPLMPAAAAVKRRAQSPAPSASSESSDGFPPVPAFPAANGKRRRTDEGRDDGGSERAQELRELAQAIRRLSEVYDRVETAKLDQAAEMERRRMDFALELESQRLQFFLNTQMELTRSKNHASPAAATVPAGATGVGGSSKRMSTTTDATTDAGASSNHHGRYQISHGDWRPHYQYDDEDDDGEEES from the coding sequence atggacgacgacgacgacgtgtCCGACGACGCCTCCCCGTCGCCGGCGTCCTCCCAGGGGGCGCCCTCTGCGGCGCTCCCCGTCGCCGACCCCGTCACGGtggccgccgcgccgcccggGGGCGTCATCGCGCTCGGGCTCCCGATCCAGAGGACCGCAGCATCCCTGTACGCcagcgggggcgggggcgggggcagcGGCGGGAGGGAGGACGCGTGGAGCGAGGGCGCCACCTCTACCCTCATCGACGCCTGGGGCGAGCGCTTCGTCGCGCTCGGCCGCGGCAGCCTCCGCCACCCGCAGTGGCAGGAGGTCGCCGACGCCGTCTCCTCCCGCGACGGCTACTCCAAGCCCCCCAAGTCCGACGTCCAGTGCAAGAACCGCATCGACACGCTCAAGAAGAAGTACAAGATCGAGAGGGCCAAGCGGGTCTCCTCCTGGCAGTTCTTCAACCGCCTCGACGCGCTCCTCGCCCCCACCTATGGCCAcaagcccgccgccgccggcgggccCAAGCCTAACGGCCGCAGCCCGTTGCCCGTGGCGCTGCGCCTGGGCTTCCCGCAGCGCAGCCGCACGCCGCTGATGCCCGCCGCCGCTGCAGTTAAGCGGAGGGCACAGTCGCCGGCGCCGTCGGCGTCGTCCGAGTCGTCCGACGGCTTCCCGCCGGTGCCGGCCTTCCCGGCGGCGAacgggaagaggaggaggacggacGAAGGGCGCGATGACGGCGGCAGCGAGCGCGCGCAGGAGCTTCGGGAGCTGGCACAGGCGATACGGCGCCTCAGCGAGGTGTACGACCGCGTGGAGACTGCGAAGCTGGATCAGGCCGCCGAGATGGAGCGGCGGCGCATGGACTTCGCGCTGGAGCTGGAGTCGCAGCGCCTGCAGTTCTTCCTCAACACGCAGATGGAGCTCACGCGGTCCAAGAATCACGCGTCTCCTGCCGCGGCCACCGTCCCGGCCGGTGCCACCGGCGTTGGTGGCTCCTCTAAGAGAATGTCAACGACAACCGATGCCACAACCGATGCCGGGGCCAGCAGCAATCACCATGGCCGGTACCAAATCAGCCACGGTGACTGGCGCCCACATTATCAGTACGATGATGAGGACGACGATGGAGAAGAGGAGAGCTAG
- the LOC133924298 gene encoding sm-like protein LSM1B, with translation MSWAGPDEILLSTSLAGFLDKKLIVLLRDGRKLLGTLCSFDQFANVVIQGACERVIVGEQYCDVPLGLYVIRGENVVLIGELDREKDELPAHMTCVSEAEIRKAEKAEKEARDLKGTMRKRMEFLDFD, from the exons ATGTCTTGGGCTGGCCCCGACGAGATCCTCCTTTCCACTTCCCTGGCCGGCTTCTTGGACA AGAAACTTATTGTCCTGCTAAGAGATGGACGAAAGCTGCTTGGCACCCTCTGTTCATTTGATCAGTTTG CAAATGTTGTTATTCAGGGTGCTTGTGAACGAGTAATTGTAGGGGAACAATACTGTGATGTTCCTCTTGGTCTGTACGTGATCCGGGGAGAGAATGTTGTTTTAATTGGAGAATTG GATCGTGAGAAGGatgaactccctgctcatatgACTTGTGTTTCAGAAGCAGAAATAAGAAAG GCTGAGAAGGCAGAAAAGGAAGCAAGAGATCTGAAAGGCACGATGAGGAAAAGGATGGAGTTCCTAGACTTCGATTAG
- the LOC133923517 gene encoding uncharacterized protein LOC133923517 yields MGEAPCVAAPRRAAPRFHLPRHGRRKVLVVQLGSGAAGTRAACGRGRRLRWWLRRAVWRLAELCCVAALPGHPGGPTAPASWAGVEPHFAAPFVPVALMKRSWVQD; encoded by the coding sequence ATGGGGGAAGCGCCATGCGTCGCCGCGCCACGCCGTGCCGCCCCGCGCTTCCACCTGCCTCGCCACGGCCGCCGGAAGGTCCTCGTCGTCCAGCTCGGCAGTGGCGCCGCAGGCACCAGGGCGGCTTGCGGACGCGGGCGCCGGCTCAGGTGGTGGCTCCGCCGCGCGGTGTGGCGCCTCGCGGAGCTCTGCTGCGTCGCGGCGCTGCCGGGCCACCCGGGAGGGCCCACCGCCCCGGCGTCGTGGGCTGGCGTCGAGCCGCACTTCGCTGCGCCCTTCGTCCCCGTCGCGCTGATGAAGCGCTCGTGGGTACAGGActag